The following proteins come from a genomic window of Malus domestica chromosome 02, GDT2T_hap1:
- the LOC139191303 gene encoding uncharacterized protein — MALSEFSLQYVPQKAVKCQKLADFLAQHPSPYDFGDTDVEIVLHPQPALALSFNLLTMIAEYEAFIIGLGIFHDLRATRALILDDSELAINQLNGSFHCMSCTLAPYHIVASHLAESFDGITFEHISRIYNTDADELAQIASGAQLMGGKLGREIPVLRQLYPALVNQQVLRRDDVIRTRVMSLPSLLDRQDPIEVCVIEVIPDDWRKPIMQYFDNLNGKHSRKTRVHATNYVTYQNELYRNGDDDLLLLCLGPQESDQAITEVHEGVCGAHQSGRKMWWLL, encoded by the exons ATGGCGTTATCCGAGTTTAGCTTGCAATACgtgccccagaaagctgtcaaatGCCAAAAATTGGCGGACTTCCTCGCTCAACATCCTTCCCCCTACGATTTTGGGGACACCgacgtcgaaatcg TACTTCATCCTCAGCCGGCGTTGGCattgtcattcaatctcctAACCATGATC gccgaatacgaagccttTATCATCGGCCTTGGCATCTTTCATGACTTGCGAGCCACCCGTGCCCTCATCCTCGACGACTCTGAACTTgcgattaaccaacttaatgggtctttccactgcatgagttgtaccctggcacccTACCACATAGTCGCCAGCCATTTGGCTGAATCCTTCGACGGTATTACATTTGAGCATATTTCCCGGATCTATAATACCGATGCGGACGAattggctcaaatcgcctccggtgcacaactcatggggggcaagctaggccgagaaataccAGTGTTACGACaactatacccggccttggttaaccAGCAAGTCCTCCGACGCGATGACGTGATACGCACAAgagtcatgtccttaccttcgttgcTAGACCGACAAGACCCTATAGAGGTTTGTGTCATCGAGGTAATACcggatgattggagaaagcccattatgcagtacttTGACAATCTCAATGGAAAACATAGTCGCAAGACACGAGTTCATGCCACGAACTATGTTACGTAccaaaacgagttataccgaaatggtgatgatgatctattactgctatgcctcggcccccaagagagtgatcaagcaatcacagaggttcatgaaggggtgTGCGGAGCTCATCAGTCCGGACGTAAAATGTGGTGGTTGCTTTga